The genomic segment GGCAGCGTGAGCGGCCTGCTCGGCAGCCTCGCCCTCGCCGGTGTAAGCAACCAGAACGCCCACTGCCGGCGGCAGGTCGGCGGCGCGGTGGTGCTTGTACACGGCGATGTTCTCGCCCTCAAGGGTGATGGCGCTGGAGAGCAGCAGCTTCTCACCGATCTTGGCGGAGAGCTCCTGGATAGCCTCGCCGGCGGTGGAATCGCCCAGCGGAGCGTTGTTGAGCTCCTCGGCGGAGTTGGCCTTCACAGCAGCGGCTGCCTCGGCAACCTTCGCTGCGAACTCCTTGAACTCTGCGTTCTTGGCCACGAAGTCGGTCTCGGAGTTGACCTCGATCATGGTGGCACCGGAGACGGCGATCAGGCCCTCAGCGGCGGTGCGCTCAGCGCGCTTGCCCACATCCTTGGCGCCCTTGATGCGCAGCAGCTCGACTGCCTTGTCAAAGTCACCATCGGTCTCAGAAAGAGCCTTCTTGCAGTCCATCATTCCGGAGCCGGTGAGCTCGCGGAGCTTCTTGACGTCAGCGGCGGTGTAGTTCGCCATACGTGACGATCCTCCTTGGTTGTGTTTGTTGTTTAGTTGTCCACTAACACATGCGTTGAGGTCCCGTGCAGCGCACGGGCCATCGCCCATTAACCCTAGATGAGTGCCTAACGCTTCGCAGTGAAGCAGCTCTATGAGCGTAGACACGCACGGGGGTAACAGTGGTGGATTTAGGGAGAAGACGAACACAGCCCCCACCGCACAACCAACGACAGTGAAGTTGTATCGCGGTGCGAGTGAGGGCGTGTCTGCGAGTATGAGCTCGGCGGTTTACTTCTCTTCAGCCGATGCATCGGCGGCTGCCTCAGCAGCCTCGGATGCCTCAACCTTGGGAGCAACCTCTTCGCCGGCCTCAGCCTTGGGGGCGGCGTCCTTGTCGCCAGCGGCCTCCTTGGCTGCGGCGAGCTCGCGCTCTTCGCGTGCCTGCTTACCGGCGATCACGGCCTCAGCCACGATCTTGGTGAGAACGTTGATGGAGCGGATGGCGTCATCGTTGCCCGGAACCGGGAACTGGACCTCATCGGGGTCGCAGTTGGTGTCTAGGATGGCCACGACCGGGATGTTGAGCTTCTTCGCCTCAGCAACGGCGATGTGCTCCTTGTTGGTGTCCACAACCCACATGGCGGAAGGGATCTTCTTCATGTCGGCGATACCGGTAAGCACGCGCTCCAGCTTCTGACGCTCACGGGTAAGCATCAGGATCTCGCGCTTGCCGCGGCCCTTGTAGCCGTCCTCAGCCTGGTCCATGGCCTGCAGCTCCTTCATGCGGTGCAGACGCTTGGACACGGTCTGGAAGTTGGTGAGCATACCGCCCAACCAGCGGTGGTTCACGTAGGGCATACCGACGCGCTCGGCCTCGTTCTGCACAGCTTCCTGAGCCTGCTTCTTGGTACCGACGAACAGAATGCTGCCGCCGTGAGCCACAGTCTCCTTGACGAACTCGTAAGCCTCGTCAATGTAGGTCAGGGTCTGCTGGAGATCGATGATGTAGATGCCGTTGCGCTCAGTGAAGATGAAGCGACGCATCTTCGGGTTCCAACGACGAGTCTGGTGGCCAAAGTGCACACCAGCATCGAGAAGCTCGCGCATGGTTACAACTGCCATGGGAATGCTCCTTTTCTGGGAAAATCTAGATTTGGTTAAGGTCACATGTGCAGGTTTTTATCCTGCACCCTAGCGGCCGCGTATCACCTCACTGCACCCCATGCACTCGGCGTGGGGACCGTGCAGCTGTGGCGGCCCTCTTTAAAAGCAAAAGGGCGTGCAACCGCGCGTAGTCAGCGCATCCGACCACTGCTTACACAGTCCTCGGACACACTGCTGGATAAACATTAGCCCACTTCACCCACTCGAGCAATTCCGCTTCCGCCCCGCCGCGGTAGCGTGTGCACAGCTCAGCGGCGAAATCGTCACATCTGCACCACCATGCACAGGCATGGCCCTCTTCCCCGCCGATACCGCCCGCTGCATACCGCCCTAAGTCCATCGTGGGGAGGCATGAGACGCATTCTGGTTGTATTCTTCGTGGTCGCACTTCAGCTCCTTGGCAGTCCGCTGGCAGTGGCCTATGTGGACCCCGCGACCGGCCGACCCCACGCTTCGCAGGTAATCCGCGCTTTTGATAAGCCTGCGCAGAACTGGCTTCCTGGCCATCGCGGGGTAGACCTGGCAGCCGAGGTGGGTGCACCGGTTCTGGCCGCAGAGGATGGCGTAGTGGCCTTCGCCGGGACGGTGGCTCGCACGCCGACTGTCTCCATCGATCACGCCGACGGGGTGCGCACTACCTACCAGCCGGTGCACTATTCGGTACAGCGCGGCGATAACGTCCGTGCCGGCGATATCATTGGCCGCCTCGCAGCCCCCACCACCCGATACCCAGGATTGCAGTGGGGTGCACGACGCGACGGGGAATACATCAACCCACTCAGCCTTCTTAGCCGCCCCACTATTCGACTCAAACCGCTCGCAGGATAATTGGAGAAGTTCACTCCGCTCGCGGGTGGGCTTGCCGAAACGCCTCATGTAACCGCGCCGTGGAGACGTGGGTGTAGATCTGCGTGGTCTGGAGCGAGGAATGCCCGAGCAGCTCCTGCACTTCCCTCAAGTCCGCTCCCCCATCCAGCATGTGCGTGGCTGTGCTGTGCCTAATCTCATGAGGGCTCAGCGGGGCAAGTCCCGCCTCGAGCGAGAGTGTTTCCACCACGCGCCGCACCTGGCGCTGATCAATGCGCTTGCCGCGCACTCCCACAAACAGCGCCCTTTCCTGCGGCAGCGCAAGCTCGGGGCGACCCTGCTCGAGCCACTCGGAGAGAGCCCTGCGGGCTGGGGCGCCAAATGGCACCACCCGCTGCTTATTGCCCTTACCCGTAACGGTTGCCGTTCCCGCCCCTAGGTCGAGATCTGCCATCTCGAGGCCACATAGCTCGGCAACGCGCATCCCCGAGGCGTAGAGCAACTCCAGCATCGCCTTATCGCGCAGGTTCACTGGGGTATCGGCGGGCAGCGCGCCAAGCAGACCTTCTGCCTCGGAGGCACTGGCCACAGTGGGTAGATGCCTGCCGGGCTTGGGAGTGTGCAGTTTGTGTCCGACGTCGGCTGGGATATAGCCCGTTTTGTATGCCCAGGTGGAAAAGGAGCGCACAGCGGCGGTGCGCCGCGCCATGCTCGCTCGAGACAGTCCCCGATCGAGGGCTTCTGCTAGCCACATGCGCATAGTGCTGAGCGTGAAATCCGACCAAGTACGCAAACGGCACAAATAGCTACTGAGATCTGAGCGGTAGCCTTTAATGGTGGCTGCGGAGCGAGCACCGACATAGTCGAGGTGTTGGCAGTAATCATCAAGAGCGACAGAAAATGCTGGTGTCATGTTCTGAGAACACGCCAGCGGAGACGTCGCGACAGGAGTATTCGACGTCTCCGCTGAGCGCTGATGTTCACCCATAGTGCACAGCTTAGCTATTAGCGGGAGTCAGCCCGAACCCGCTAACTTCTAACTTAGGCTGCCCTTGTATCGTAAGTTAAGGCATGCCTAATATGCAACCCTTTGATGAAACTTTTTGTGTTTTATTTTTCCGGCAGCCTCTTTGCCCAGCTCACCCCCTCCCGCAGCACGAGTCCGCGCCGCTGCAATTCCACGAGCAGGTGCACTGTAAGCGCCACGCTCAGCCCA from the Corynebacterium ciconiae DSM 44920 genome contains:
- the tsf gene encoding translation elongation factor Ts, with the translated sequence MANYTAADVKKLRELTGSGMMDCKKALSETDGDFDKAVELLRIKGAKDVGKRAERTAAEGLIAVSGATMIEVNSETDFVAKNAEFKEFAAKVAEAAAAVKANSAEELNNAPLGDSTAGEAIQELSAKIGEKLLLSSAITLEGENIAVYKHHRAADLPPAVGVLVAYTGEGEAAEQAAHAAAMQVAAMKAQYLNRDEVPADIVEAERATQEKITREEGKPEQAIAKIVEGRMNGFYKDVVLEDQASVADNKKTVKQVMDEAGVKLTGFARLEVGQHSA
- a CDS encoding M23 family metallopeptidase, which produces MRRILVVFFVVALQLLGSPLAVAYVDPATGRPHASQVIRAFDKPAQNWLPGHRGVDLAAEVGAPVLAAEDGVVAFAGTVARTPTVSIDHADGVRTTYQPVHYSVQRGDNVRAGDIIGRLAAPTTRYPGLQWGARRDGEYINPLSLLSRPTIRLKPLAG
- a CDS encoding tyrosine recombinase XerC translates to MTPAFSVALDDYCQHLDYVGARSAATIKGYRSDLSSYLCRLRTWSDFTLSTMRMWLAEALDRGLSRASMARRTAAVRSFSTWAYKTGYIPADVGHKLHTPKPGRHLPTVASASEAEGLLGALPADTPVNLRDKAMLELLYASGMRVAELCGLEMADLDLGAGTATVTGKGNKQRVVPFGAPARRALSEWLEQGRPELALPQERALFVGVRGKRIDQRQVRRVVETLSLEAGLAPLSPHEIRHSTATHMLDGGADLREVQELLGHSSLQTTQIYTHVSTARLHEAFRQAHPRAE
- the rpsB gene encoding 30S ribosomal protein S2 — encoded protein: MAVVTMRELLDAGVHFGHQTRRWNPKMRRFIFTERNGIYIIDLQQTLTYIDEAYEFVKETVAHGGSILFVGTKKQAQEAVQNEAERVGMPYVNHRWLGGMLTNFQTVSKRLHRMKELQAMDQAEDGYKGRGKREILMLTRERQKLERVLTGIADMKKIPSAMWVVDTNKEHIAVAEAKKLNIPVVAILDTNCDPDEVQFPVPGNDDAIRSINVLTKIVAEAVIAGKQAREERELAAAKEAAGDKDAAPKAEAGEEVAPKVEASEAAEAAADASAEEK